From a single Streptomyces rubradiris genomic region:
- a CDS encoding NADH-quinone oxidoreductase subunit J, with translation MSAQHLAAYTTSTGEAFQFWVLGTIAVIGALCTVFMKKAVHSALCLAGTMIVLAVFYLANGAYFLGIVQIVVYTGAIMMLFLFVVMLVGVTAADSLKETIKGQRWLALLCGVGFGVLLFAGIGNASLKEFNGTGQANAGGNVEGLASLIFTKYVFAFEITGVLLITAAVGAMVLTHRERTERAKTQRELSEQRIREGTYIPPLPAPGVYARHNAVDIAGLLPDGTPSELTVNKTLRARGQIRDVSTEALNDLRALEQRAEERLERRAIEPETFKRPEEASK, from the coding sequence ATGAGCGCGCAGCACCTCGCCGCCTACACCACCTCCACCGGTGAGGCCTTCCAGTTCTGGGTTCTCGGCACCATCGCGGTGATCGGCGCCCTGTGCACCGTCTTCATGAAGAAGGCCGTGCACAGCGCGCTCTGCCTCGCCGGCACGATGATCGTCCTGGCGGTGTTCTACCTCGCCAACGGCGCCTACTTCCTCGGCATCGTGCAGATCGTCGTCTACACCGGCGCGATCATGATGCTGTTCCTGTTCGTGGTGATGCTCGTCGGCGTCACGGCCGCGGACTCCCTGAAGGAGACCATCAAGGGCCAGCGCTGGCTGGCCCTGCTGTGCGGGGTCGGCTTCGGCGTCCTGCTGTTCGCCGGCATCGGCAACGCCTCCCTGAAGGAGTTCAACGGCACCGGCCAGGCCAACGCCGGCGGCAATGTCGAGGGGCTGGCGTCGCTGATCTTCACCAAGTACGTCTTCGCCTTCGAGATCACCGGCGTGCTGCTCATCACGGCCGCCGTCGGCGCCATGGTGCTCACCCACCGGGAGCGCACGGAGCGCGCCAAGACCCAGCGCGAACTGTCCGAGCAGCGCATCCGCGAGGGCACGTACATCCCGCCGCTGCCCGCCCCCGGCGTCTACGCCCGGCACAACGCGGTCGACATCGCGGGCCTGCTGCCCGACGGCACCCCGTCCGAGCTGACCGTCAACAAGACGCTGCGCGCCCGCGGCCAGATCCGGGACGTGTCCACCGAGGCGCTCAACGACCTACGGGCGCTGGAGCAGCGCGCGGAGGAACGCCTGGAGCGCAGGGCGATCGAACCGGAGACGTTCAAGCGGCCCGAGGAGGCGTCGAAGTGA
- the nuoI gene encoding NADH-quinone oxidoreductase subunit NuoI, with protein sequence MAEEPQESGQIKPGFQNPVAGFGVTFKAMFTKRLTEQYPEQKKTTAPRFHGRHQLNRHPDGLEKCVGCELCAWACPADAIYVEGADNTDEERYSPGERYGRVYQINYARCILCGLCIEACPTRALTMTNEFELADSSRANLIYTKEQLLAGLEEGMVDTPHAIYPGMDEQDYYRGLVTHAAPGTVRQPAVSKGEGPQEAAATFGEDEPASQEVIGR encoded by the coding sequence ATGGCTGAGGAGCCCCAGGAGTCCGGGCAGATCAAGCCCGGCTTCCAGAACCCCGTGGCCGGCTTCGGCGTGACCTTCAAGGCCATGTTCACGAAGCGGCTGACCGAGCAGTACCCGGAGCAGAAGAAGACCACGGCTCCGCGGTTCCACGGACGGCACCAGCTCAACCGCCATCCGGACGGCCTGGAGAAGTGCGTCGGCTGCGAGCTGTGCGCCTGGGCCTGCCCCGCCGACGCCATCTATGTGGAGGGCGCCGACAACACCGACGAGGAACGCTACTCGCCGGGCGAGCGCTACGGCCGCGTCTACCAGATCAACTACGCCCGCTGCATCCTGTGCGGCCTGTGCATCGAGGCGTGCCCCACGCGCGCGCTGACGATGACCAACGAGTTCGAACTGGCCGACTCCAGCCGGGCCAACCTCATCTACACCAAGGAGCAGCTGCTCGCCGGCCTCGAAGAGGGCATGGTCGACACCCCGCACGCCATCTACCCGGGGATGGACGAACAGGACTACTACCGCGGCCTGGTCACCCACGCCGCGCCCGGCACCGTCCGGCAGCCCGCCGTCTCCAAGGGCGAGGGTCCGCAGGAGGCCGCCGCCACCTTCGGCGAGGACGAGCCGGCCTCGCAGGAGGTGATCGGCCGATGA
- the nuoH gene encoding NADH-quinone oxidoreductase subunit NuoH translates to MTAYLAAEDLSMFGRDPWWLIVVKAVFCFAFLMVTVLFSIVWERKVVAWMQLRIGPNRHGPWGMLQSLADGIKLMLKEDLVVKRADKVVYVLAPIVAAIPAFMAIAVIPFGPAGNEISVFGHRTTMQLTDLPIAMLYILAVASVGIYGIVLAGWSSGSTYPLLGGLRSCAQMISYEIAMGAAFASVFLYSGSMSTSRIVEAQADRWYILLLPVSFILYIVTMVGETNRAPFDMPESEGDLVGGFNTEYSSIKFAMFMLAEYVNMVTVSAVSATLFLGGWRAPWPISTFWEGANHGWWPLLWFVVKVQLLLFFFIWLRGTLPRVRYDQLMKLGWKVLIPVSVTWLMLVATVRALRNENYDFADIALYVGGGVLALLLVSFVADMFREKNRTAGPPAAREPVFDPMAGGFPVPPLPGQQLPPVPRRRPRRERELIVSGGPDTVSDGTSDGKEASDG, encoded by the coding sequence ATGACCGCGTACCTCGCCGCTGAAGACCTCTCGATGTTCGGCCGCGACCCCTGGTGGCTGATCGTCGTCAAGGCCGTCTTCTGCTTCGCCTTCCTGATGGTGACCGTGCTGTTCTCCATCGTCTGGGAGCGCAAGGTCGTCGCCTGGATGCAACTGCGCATCGGCCCCAACCGGCACGGCCCCTGGGGCATGCTCCAGTCGCTCGCCGACGGCATCAAACTGATGCTCAAGGAGGACCTCGTCGTCAAACGCGCGGACAAGGTGGTCTACGTCCTCGCGCCGATCGTCGCGGCCATCCCCGCCTTCATGGCGATCGCGGTGATCCCCTTCGGCCCGGCCGGCAACGAGATCTCGGTCTTCGGCCACCGCACCACGATGCAGCTCACCGACCTGCCGATCGCGATGCTCTACATCCTCGCGGTCGCCTCCGTCGGCATCTACGGCATCGTGCTGGCGGGCTGGAGCTCCGGATCCACCTATCCGTTGCTGGGCGGCCTGCGCTCCTGCGCGCAGATGATCTCCTACGAGATCGCCATGGGTGCCGCGTTCGCCTCCGTGTTCCTCTACTCGGGGTCGATGTCGACGTCCAGGATCGTGGAGGCGCAGGCCGACCGCTGGTACATCCTGCTGCTGCCGGTCTCCTTCATCCTGTACATCGTCACGATGGTCGGCGAGACCAACCGCGCCCCCTTCGACATGCCGGAGTCCGAGGGCGACCTGGTCGGCGGCTTCAACACCGAGTACTCGTCGATCAAGTTCGCGATGTTCATGCTCGCCGAGTACGTCAACATGGTGACGGTCTCGGCCGTCTCCGCCACCCTCTTCCTCGGCGGCTGGCGCGCCCCCTGGCCGATCAGCACCTTCTGGGAGGGCGCCAACCACGGCTGGTGGCCGCTGCTCTGGTTCGTCGTCAAGGTCCAGTTGCTGCTGTTCTTCTTCATCTGGCTGCGCGGCACCCTCCCGCGCGTGCGCTACGACCAGCTGATGAAGCTCGGCTGGAAGGTCCTCATCCCGGTCTCGGTGACCTGGCTGATGCTCGTCGCGACCGTCCGCGCGCTGCGCAACGAGAACTACGACTTCGCCGACATCGCCCTCTACGTCGGCGGCGGTGTCCTCGCCCTGCTGCTCGTGTCCTTCGTCGCCGACATGTTCCGCGAGAAGAACAGGACCGCCGGGCCGCCCGCCGCCCGGGAGCCGGTCTTCGATCCCATGGCGGGCGGATTCCCCGTACCGCCGCTGCCCGGACAGCAGCTGCCGCCGGTGCCCAGGCGCCGCCCGCGCCGGGAGCGGGAGCTGATTGTCAGTGGTGGGCCGGACACTGTCAGTGACGGAACTTCGGATGGAAAGGAGGCGTCCGATGGCTGA
- a CDS encoding NADH-quinone oxidoreductase subunit G produces MTVTTSAPAGGGEAALPPEDLVTLTIDGIEISVPKGTLVIRAAEQLGIEIPRFCDHPLLDPAGACRQCIVEVEGQRKPMASCTITCTDGMVVKTHLTSPVAEKAQQGVMELLLINHPLDCPVCDKGGECPLQNQAVSHGNAESRFEGRKRTYEKPVAISAQVLLDRERCVLCARCTRFSTQIAGDPMIELIERGALQQVGTGEGDPFESYFSGNTIQICPVGALTSAAYRFRSRPFDLVSSPSVCEHCAGGCATRTDHRRGKVMRRLAANDPEVNEEWICDKGRFAFRYAQQRDRLDTPLVRNAEGVLEPASWPEALQAAAQGLAAARSRAGVLTGGRLTVEDAYAYSKFARVALDTNDIDFRARVHSGEEADFLAARVAGRGRDLDGTGVTYASLEKAPAVLLVGFESEEEAPGVFLRLRKAWRKHKQRVFALATHATRGLEKAGGTLLPAAPGTETEWLDALASGVGLEEPGTRAAEALRADGAVIVVGERLAAVAGGLTAAVRTAAATGAELVWIPRRAGERGAVEAGALPSLLPGGRPATDPRAREEVAAVWGLAELPAGYGRDTHQILAAAAAGELSALLVAGVEVADLPDPARAREALRSVGFLVSLELRPSEVTAHADVVLPVAAVAEKSGSFLNWEGRVRPFEAALKPDQMTRRLAPADTRVLHMLADAMDTHLGLPDLRTTRAEIDRLGLWDGPRALPPMESAGALPRPAAGEAVLAGHRLLLDQGVLQEGDEALAGTRHAALARLSAATAAEAGVADGDTLAVTGPAGTVELPLRITEMPDRVVWLPLNSAGGGVASDAGARPGSLVRIGPPATAGTAPKEVEA; encoded by the coding sequence ATGACCGTGACCACGAGCGCTCCCGCCGGCGGGGGCGAGGCGGCCCTCCCGCCGGAAGACCTCGTCACGCTGACGATCGACGGCATCGAGATCAGCGTGCCCAAGGGCACCCTGGTCATCCGCGCCGCCGAACAGCTCGGCATCGAGATCCCCCGGTTCTGCGACCATCCCCTCCTGGACCCGGCCGGCGCCTGCCGCCAGTGCATCGTCGAGGTCGAGGGCCAGCGCAAGCCGATGGCGTCCTGCACCATCACCTGCACCGACGGCATGGTCGTCAAGACCCACCTCACCTCCCCGGTCGCCGAGAAGGCCCAGCAGGGCGTGATGGAGCTGCTGCTCATCAACCACCCGCTGGACTGCCCGGTCTGCGACAAGGGCGGCGAGTGCCCGCTGCAGAACCAGGCGGTCTCGCACGGCAACGCCGAGTCCCGCTTCGAGGGCCGCAAGCGGACCTACGAGAAGCCCGTCGCGATCTCCGCACAGGTGCTGCTCGACCGCGAGCGGTGCGTGCTGTGCGCCCGCTGCACCCGCTTCTCCACCCAGATCGCGGGCGACCCCATGATCGAGCTGATCGAGCGGGGCGCGCTCCAGCAGGTCGGCACCGGCGAGGGCGACCCCTTCGAGTCGTACTTCTCCGGCAACACCATCCAGATCTGCCCGGTCGGCGCGCTCACCTCGGCCGCGTACCGCTTCCGCTCCCGTCCCTTCGACCTCGTCTCCTCGCCGTCGGTGTGCGAGCACTGCGCCGGCGGCTGCGCCACCCGCACCGACCACCGGCGCGGCAAGGTCATGCGGCGGCTCGCCGCCAACGACCCCGAGGTCAACGAGGAGTGGATCTGCGACAAGGGACGCTTCGCGTTCCGCTACGCGCAGCAGCGCGACCGCCTCGACACCCCGCTGGTGCGCAACGCCGAGGGGGTGCTGGAGCCCGCGTCCTGGCCCGAGGCGCTCCAGGCGGCGGCCCAGGGCCTCGCCGCCGCGCGCTCCCGGGCCGGCGTCCTCACCGGCGGCCGGCTGACCGTCGAGGACGCCTACGCCTACAGCAAGTTCGCCCGCGTGGCGCTCGACACCAACGACATCGACTTCCGCGCGCGCGTGCACAGCGGCGAGGAGGCCGACTTCCTCGCCGCCCGGGTCGCCGGCCGCGGCCGTGACCTGGACGGTACGGGCGTCACGTACGCCTCCCTGGAGAAGGCGCCCGCCGTGCTGCTGGTCGGCTTCGAGTCGGAGGAGGAGGCCCCCGGCGTCTTCCTGCGGCTGCGCAAGGCATGGCGTAAGCACAAGCAGCGGGTGTTCGCGCTGGCCACGCACGCCACCCGGGGCCTGGAGAAGGCCGGCGGCACGCTGCTGCCGGCCGCCCCCGGCACCGAGACCGAGTGGCTGGACGCCCTGGCGAGCGGCGTCGGCCTGGAGGAGCCGGGCACGCGTGCCGCCGAGGCGCTGCGCGCCGACGGCGCCGTCATCGTCGTGGGGGAGCGGCTGGCCGCGGTCGCGGGCGGTCTCACCGCCGCCGTGCGCACCGCTGCCGCGACCGGCGCCGAGCTGGTGTGGATCCCCCGCCGGGCCGGTGAGCGCGGCGCCGTGGAGGCGGGCGCGCTGCCCTCCCTGCTGCCGGGCGGCCGGCCCGCGACCGACCCGCGCGCGCGGGAAGAGGTCGCCGCCGTCTGGGGGCTCGCCGAACTCCCCGCGGGCTACGGCCGCGACACCCACCAGATCCTGGCGGCCGCCGCGGCCGGGGAACTGTCCGCGCTGCTGGTCGCCGGGGTGGAGGTCGCCGACCTGCCCGACCCGGCACGCGCGCGTGAGGCACTTCGAAGCGTCGGCTTCCTGGTGTCGCTGGAGCTGCGGCCCAGTGAGGTCACCGCGCACGCCGACGTCGTCCTGCCGGTCGCCGCGGTCGCCGAGAAGTCCGGCTCCTTCCTCAACTGGGAAGGCCGGGTGCGCCCCTTCGAGGCCGCCCTCAAGCCCGACCAGATGACCCGCCGGCTCGCCCCGGCCGACACCCGCGTGCTGCACATGCTCGCCGACGCCATGGACACCCACCTGGGCCTGCCGGACCTGCGCACCACCCGCGCGGAGATCGACCGGCTCGGCCTCTGGGACGGCCCCCGCGCCCTGCCGCCGATGGAGTCCGCGGGCGCCCTGCCCCGCCCGGCGGCCGGCGAGGCCGTACTGGCCGGGCACCGGCTCCTGCTCGACCAGGGTGTCCTGCAAGAGGGCGACGAGGCGCTCGCCGGGACCCGGCACGCCGCGCTCGCCCGCCTGTCCGCGGCCACGGCCGCCGAGGCGGGCGTCGCGGACGGCGACACCCTGGCCGTCACCGGACCCGCCGGCACGGTCGAACTGCCCCTTCGGATCACCGAGATGCCCGACCGGGTGGTCTGGCTCCCGCTGAACTCCGCCGGCGGCGGCGTCGCCTCCGACGCCGGGGCGCGGCCCGGCTCCCTCGTCCGCATCGGCCCGCCGGCCACCGCCGGGACGGCCCCCAAGGAGGTGGAGGCATGA